The following is a genomic window from Strongyloides ratti genome assembly S_ratti_ED321, chromosome : 1.
ATGGTTTAGGTACAGTTGTCATACCTTCACATCTTGTCATATCTGGTGGACCTTGTGGACCTTCACAAAattcaaaactttttataagtgttacaaaaataagaaataattcCATTCTTGCTAATGGTTCACCAAGACATTGACGTTTTCCAATTCCAAAAGGCATATTATTTCTTACAGCAACATATGAACCATCATTATTTAAGAATCTTTCAGGTAAAAAAGTATCTGGATCATGAAATTCATTTTCATCAAAATGTATAGCACCTGTTTGTATAAGGAGAGTTGTGTCACGAGGAATAAATTTAccatttatttcaatatcaCACTCAACTCTATGTGGTATACCCCATGGTAATACATTTATCATTCGTTGTATCTCATCTATTGTTGCTCTTACATAAGGAAGTCTTATTTTATCTTCTGATGTTACATCCATATCATCATTAAGAACACCTATAATTTctttgaaacattttttttgaacTTTAGGATATAAAATCATATAAAGAATTGCCCATCTTAAGGTTGTAACTGTTGTTTCCATACCTCCTGTCCATAAGTCACCAGCATTCAAGGCCAAtgttaattttgataattctTCATCCTGTGACTTGTACATTTCAAGTAAATAAGcatcaataaaatttgttgCCTTAAATGTTTCTAAACtattttgaatttttgaTGAATGTCGTTCAATTTCAtccataaaaaatttctgtaatttaaaaccatttcttttatatctATAATATGTTGGAAGAAAATATCTCATAAATGGATAACAATCAACAATTAACATTTGTATAGAtgtaaaatcttttaatattgagtcaattaattctttaaaatgcATAAATTCAGGATCATAAAATTCATAATATCTTCCCATAACAAGATCATGAATAATATTTCCAACAGTATAACTTATAACATGATGAAGATCtatgacaattttttttgaatcacccattcttttaaaaatattaactaaCATTCGATGGGTATGAAGCATTATTTTGTATTCCATTCGTTTACTTCCAACACCAAATTCACGAAATACTTTTAATGCAAAATTACGTTGTGTATACCATTTATCACCATCAGCAAGAATTATACCATCACCATGAGGTTTATGACCAGTAAAAATTCCATAAACATATGTATTTGGGCGtgatgaaaaaatttccttatttttaatcaaagtttctttaataatatttgcaCTTGCTAAGACAACTGTAGGTCTTGGAAGCCAAATAGTAAATATATCTCCATATATTTGTTTCCATTTTAAGATTGTTTTATATGGAGATGCCATGTCAATTGAAAGTGTATTTCCAATGAATGGTAATGGTCTCGGACCATttggatatttttttatatttgtataaaatttaatacaaatataaataaaaaaaagaaatacaaTTGTAAGTATCAAAAACATTGATGATGAATAATATATGGCAATGTCaacaaaaacttttatttataaacataatttttttcttattatttatattctcACAAAACAAGATTTatgggaatattttttaataatgttaattttttaattaattattaattgtaaaaataaaaattatgaaagaactttaatttatcttttaacagttaaataaaattttgtccTTCAATCTTATTTAgttaaataacaaattttttcttttgcactgatataaaaatttaatatattaaggGACAAACTAAGTAAATAAAGATCAAAACTCATTTATGGCTAAAAGATTCACTATTCTTCAATGATTTAAAGAACAAGTAAACATTTCGAGTCCCACTCATAGTGACaatgtatttatatttcaCAATACCTTTAGTTATTTGtcatatatacatttatttatatatatatagagatatatatatatatataaagattcTTGGGTTCACTGCGCATAGAGAGAAATGCTAAAAGATTATACAATAGAAAATTTGTTGTTTTTAAAGAACTgtaattgttaataaaaacgAGCAAAGAAAAGGTTTCACTATCAAAGaatatattacaattatattatatattttcta
Proteins encoded in this region:
- a CDS encoding Cytochrome P450 18a1, which produces MASPYKTILKWKQIYGDIFTIWLPRPTVVLASANIIKETLIKNKEIFSSRPNTYVYGIFTGHKPHGDGIILADGDKWYTQRNFALKVFREFGVGSKRMEYKIMLHTHRMLVNIFKRMGDSKKIVIDLHHVISYTVGNIIHDLVMGRYYEFYDPEFMHFKELIDSILKDFTSIQMLIVDCYPFMRYFLPTYYRYKRNGFKLQKFFMDEIERHSSKIQNSLETFKATNFIDAYLLEMYKSQDEELSKLTLALNAGDLWTGGMETTVTTLRWAILYMILYPKVQKKCFKEIIGVLNDDMDVTSEDKIRLPYVRATIDEIQRMINVLPWGIPHRVECDIEINGKFIPRDTTLLIQTGAIHFDENEFHDPDTFLPERFLNNDGSYVAVRNNMPFGIGKRQCLGEPLARMELFLIFVTLIKSFEFCEGPQGPPDMTRCEGMTTVPKPYKALLKRRNYSVRYLNNNQIKREPFEEQLEKMREYKRLISDEDDKRNYDY